The Roseicyclus marinus genome has a segment encoding these proteins:
- a CDS encoding xanthine dehydrogenase molybdopterin binding subunit translates to MSVAKPLPHDAAPLHVTGQARYIDDIPVPAGCLHLAFGLSPIARGRIRDLDLSAARSAPGVVEVIAGADLDPIPDCSPSAHDEPLLSDGTIHYAGQPLFLVAATSHLAARRAVRLASLDLAEETPILGVDEALAANSRFEDGPRIYAKGDVEATLARAPRILEGRIEVGGQEHFYLEGQAALALPQEGGDMIVHASTQHPTEIQHKVADALGLPMHAVRVEVRRMGGGFGGKESQGNALAIACALIAARTGRPAAMRYDRDDDFTITGKRHDIRVDYRVGFDETGRVLGVDFTHALRCGWSMDLSLPVADRAMLHADNAYDLPACRITSHRLKTNHQSATAFRGFGGPQGMVGIERVMDHVAHALGRDPLEVRRVNYYAEAQAEPAGASGGSFPAKMKQGVRLETADLAGRGAVAVPQSAGGSQRYGGAHSPVPVPGRDGLTPYGMKVEDFILHGLTERLAESCDYAGRRAAIAQWNAANRVLKRGIALTPVKFGISFTLTHLNQAGALVHVYQDGSIQMNHGGTEMGQGLFQKVAQVAAQRFGLGMDRVKITATDTGKVPNTSATAASSGSDLNGMAVRAACDEIRARIAAVVAPDLQAAPTEILFEEGMVRAGGAEMSFEEAVKRAYMARVSLSATGFYRTPDLQWDRIAGQGRPFFYFAYGAACSEVVIDTLTGENRILRTDIVHDAGASLNPALDIGQVEGGFVQGAGWLTTEELVWDGQGRLRTHAPSTYKVPACSDRPPVFNVALWDQPNRAETIYRSKAVGEPPFMLGISVLMALSDACAACGPHYPDLQAPATAEAVLAAVDRARGALP, encoded by the coding sequence ATGAGTGTCGCCAAACCGCTGCCGCACGATGCGGCCCCGCTCCATGTCACGGGACAGGCGCGCTATATCGACGACATCCCCGTGCCTGCGGGCTGTCTGCACCTGGCCTTCGGGCTGTCGCCCATCGCCAGGGGGCGGATTAGGGACCTCGACCTCTCCGCCGCCCGGTCGGCACCGGGCGTTGTCGAGGTGATCGCGGGTGCCGATCTCGATCCGATCCCCGATTGTTCGCCCTCGGCCCATGACGAGCCGCTCCTGTCGGACGGGACGATCCATTACGCGGGCCAGCCCCTGTTTCTCGTGGCCGCGACAAGCCATCTGGCCGCGCGCCGCGCCGTGCGCCTCGCAAGCCTCGATCTGGCCGAGGAGACGCCGATCCTCGGCGTCGACGAGGCGCTCGCGGCCAATTCCCGCTTCGAGGATGGGCCGCGCATCTATGCCAAGGGCGATGTGGAGGCCACGCTGGCCCGCGCCCCCCGTATTCTCGAGGGCCGGATCGAGGTCGGCGGGCAGGAACATTTCTACCTCGAAGGGCAAGCCGCCCTCGCCCTGCCGCAAGAAGGGGGCGACATGATCGTCCATGCCTCGACCCAGCACCCGACCGAGATCCAGCACAAGGTCGCCGATGCGCTGGGCCTGCCCATGCATGCCGTCCGCGTCGAGGTGCGGCGCATGGGCGGCGGGTTCGGCGGCAAGGAAAGCCAGGGCAATGCGCTGGCCATCGCCTGCGCGCTCATCGCAGCGCGCACCGGGCGGCCCGCCGCAATGCGCTATGACCGCGACGACGATTTCACCATCACCGGCAAACGCCATGACATCCGCGTCGATTACCGGGTGGGCTTCGACGAGACGGGGCGGGTTCTGGGGGTGGATTTCACCCATGCGCTGCGCTGCGGCTGGTCGATGGACCTGTCGCTGCCGGTGGCCGACCGGGCCATGCTGCATGCCGACAATGCCTATGACCTGCCCGCCTGCCGCATCACCTCGCACCGGCTGAAGACCAACCACCAGAGCGCCACCGCCTTTCGCGGGTTTGGCGGGCCGCAGGGCATGGTGGGGATCGAGCGGGTGATGGACCATGTCGCCCATGCGCTCGGCCGCGACCCGCTGGAGGTGCGGCGGGTGAATTATTATGCCGAGGCGCAGGCGGAGCCTGCGGGAGCCTCCGGCGGGAGTTTTCCTGCAAAGATGAAGCAAGGCGTGCGCCTCGAGACTGCCGATCTGGCGGGGCGGGGGGCCGTGGCCGTGCCGCAGAGCGCGGGGGGCAGCCAGCGCTACGGTGGTGCGCATTCGCCGGTGCCGGTGCCGGGCCGGGACGGGCTGACACCCTACGGGATGAAGGTCGAGGATTTCATCTTGCACGGGCTGACCGAAAGGCTGGCGGAGAGCTGCGATTATGCCGGGCGGCGGGCGGCCATCGCACAGTGGAATGCCGCCAATCGCGTGCTCAAGCGCGGCATCGCGCTGACGCCGGTGAAATTCGGCATCTCCTTCACCCTTACGCATCTGAACCAGGCCGGTGCGCTGGTGCATGTCTACCAGGACGGGTCGATCCAGATGAACCATGGCGGGACCGAGATGGGACAGGGTCTGTTCCAGAAAGTGGCGCAGGTGGCAGCACAGCGCTTCGGCCTCGGCATGGACCGGGTGAAGATCACCGCGACCGATACGGGCAAGGTGCCCAACACCTCCGCCACGGCGGCCAGTTCCGGCAGCGATCTGAACGGGATGGCCGTCCGGGCCGCCTGTGACGAGATCCGCGCGCGCATCGCCGCCGTGGTCGCGCCCGACTTGCAGGCCGCGCCGACCGAGATCCTCTTCGAGGAGGGCATGGTCCGGGCCGGGGGCGCCGAGATGTCCTTCGAGGAGGCGGTGAAACGAGCCTACATGGCGCGCGTCAGCCTGTCGGCGACGGGGTTCTACCGCACGCCCGACCTGCAATGGGACCGGATCGCGGGACAGGGGCGGCCGTTTTTCTATTTCGCCTATGGCGCGGCCTGTTCGGAGGTGGTGATCGACACCCTGACGGGCGAGAACCGCATCCTGCGCACCGATATCGTGCATGATGCGGGCGCCAGCCTGAACCCCGCGCTCGACATCGGGCAGGTGGAGGGGGGCTTTGTCCAGGGCGCGGGCTGGCTCACCACCGAGGAGCTGGTCTGGGACGGCCAGGGGCGGCTCAGGACGCATGCGCCATCGACCTACAAGGTCCCGGCCTGTTCGGACCGGCCACCGGTGTTCAACGTGGCGCTCTGGGACCAGCCGAACCGGGCCGAGACGATCTATCGCTCCAAGGCGGTGGGCGAGCCGCCCTTCATGCTGGGCATCTCGGTCCTGATGGCCTTGTCGGACGCCTGTGCCGCCTGTGGCCCGCACTATCCCGACCTTCAGGCCCCGGCGACGGCAGAGGCGGTTCTGGCCGCCGTCGACCGGGCGCGGGGGGCTCTGCCATGA
- the xdhC gene encoding xanthine dehydrogenase accessory protein XdhC, giving the protein MSGIRVTIAAVQGSAPREEGAAMLVRGDGIEGTIGGGALEWEAMRIARQMLADGRARAEHRFPLGPALGQCCGGAVTLSFEAVAGLERARGADLWIWGAGHVGRAIVGVMAPLPHVTITWADTGPARFPDPPPEGVEIIAAADLPRLMAHAPVHAHHLILTYSHEIDLALCHAALTRGFASCGLIGSATKWARFRSRLAALGHGDAEISRILCPIGDPALGKHPQAIALGVAGRLVKEHLHKESASKPIHRGKVIRS; this is encoded by the coding sequence ATGAGCGGCATCCGCGTCACGATTGCCGCCGTGCAGGGATCGGCCCCGCGCGAGGAAGGGGCGGCGATGCTGGTCCGCGGCGACGGGATCGAGGGGACGATCGGCGGCGGCGCGCTGGAATGGGAGGCGATGCGGATCGCGCGCCAGATGCTGGCCGATGGGCGCGCGCGGGCCGAGCACCGCTTCCCGCTGGGCCCCGCGCTCGGGCAATGCTGCGGCGGGGCGGTCACGCTCAGCTTCGAGGCAGTCGCGGGGCTGGAACGGGCGCGGGGTGCGGATCTCTGGATCTGGGGGGCGGGCCATGTGGGCCGGGCCATCGTGGGGGTCATGGCCCCCCTGCCCCATGTCACGATCACCTGGGCCGATACCGGACCTGCGCGCTTTCCCGACCCACCGCCCGAGGGGGTGGAGATCATCGCCGCAGCCGATCTGCCGCGCCTGATGGCGCATGCGCCCGTCCATGCCCATCACCTGATCCTGACCTACAGCCACGAGATCGACCTTGCGCTCTGCCATGCGGCGCTGACGCGCGGCTTCGCATCCTGCGGGCTGATCGGATCGGCGACGAAATGGGCGCGGTTCCGGTCGCGGCTTGCGGCATTGGGGCACGGGGATGCCGAAATTTCGCGCATCCTGTGTCCGATCGGGGACCCTGCCCTAGGCAAGCACCCGCAAGCCATTGCCCTTGGCGTCGCCGGACGGCTAGTGAAAGAGCATCTGCACAAGGAATCGGCATCCAAGCCGATCCACCGGGGGAAAGTGATACGCTCGTGA
- a CDS encoding ABC transporter ATP-binding protein yields MTALLAIEGLTKAYPGVVANDDVSFVIQPGEVHALLGENGAGKSTLVKMIYGLVKPDRGAMRLKDAAYAPSEPRAARAAGVAMVFQHFSLFEALSVAENIALGMENPPKPRDLAERIRHVSETYGLPLDPFRLVGDLSAGERQRVEIIRCLLQDPGLLIMDEPTSVLTPQEVEILFHTLRKLAAEGTAILYISHKLEEIRTLCDTATILRLGKKVATCTPREVTAAHMAELMVGKSLSQPARDAHEPGEVLLKVEGLSLAASSPFGTSLRDLRLEVRAGEVLGIGGVAGNGQDELLSVLSGEVPVAAGAVQLKGADIGALGPNARRDRGLLCAPEERLGHAAAPDMSLTENALLTGRGRRALEARGLVDWARTRGFAEDIIARFDVRTPGPGVAARALSGGNLQKFVIGREILQDPVVLVVNQPTWGVDASAAAAIRQALLDLAQGGAAVIVISQDLDELLEISDLFCALNEGRLSAPRPARGLSMEDIGLMLGGAHDMHEVAL; encoded by the coding sequence GTGACTGCGCTGCTCGCCATCGAGGGGCTGACCAAGGCTTATCCGGGCGTCGTGGCCAATGACGACGTGTCCTTTGTCATCCAGCCGGGCGAGGTGCATGCCCTGCTGGGGGAAAACGGCGCGGGCAAATCGACCCTCGTCAAGATGATCTACGGGCTGGTCAAACCCGACCGGGGTGCGATGCGGCTGAAGGATGCGGCCTATGCGCCGTCCGAGCCACGCGCCGCGCGGGCGGCGGGTGTGGCCATGGTGTTCCAGCATTTCAGCCTGTTCGAGGCCCTGAGCGTGGCCGAGAACATCGCGCTCGGCATGGAAAACCCGCCCAAACCCCGCGATCTGGCCGAACGCATCCGGCACGTGAGCGAGACCTATGGCCTGCCGCTCGACCCGTTCCGACTGGTGGGCGATCTGTCAGCGGGCGAGAGGCAAAGGGTCGAGATCATCCGCTGCCTGTTGCAGGACCCGGGGCTCTTGATCATGGACGAGCCCACCAGCGTCCTGACCCCGCAGGAGGTGGAGATCCTGTTCCACACTCTGCGCAAGCTCGCCGCAGAGGGCACCGCGATCCTTTATATCTCGCACAAGCTCGAGGAAATCCGCACGCTTTGCGATACGGCCACGATCCTGCGCCTGGGCAAGAAGGTCGCGACCTGCACCCCGCGCGAGGTGACGGCGGCGCATATGGCCGAATTGATGGTGGGCAAATCGCTGAGCCAACCCGCGCGCGACGCCCATGAGCCGGGCGAGGTGCTGCTCAAGGTCGAGGGATTGAGCCTTGCCGCATCCTCCCCCTTCGGGACCAGCCTGCGCGATCTGCGGCTCGAGGTCCGGGCGGGCGAGGTTCTGGGCATCGGCGGGGTTGCAGGCAACGGGCAGGATGAATTGCTGTCGGTCCTGTCGGGCGAGGTGCCGGTCGCCGCGGGGGCCGTGCAGCTCAAGGGCGCGGATATCGGCGCGCTGGGGCCCAATGCGCGGCGCGACAGGGGGCTGCTGTGCGCGCCCGAAGAACGGCTGGGCCATGCGGCGGCCCCCGACATGAGCCTGACGGAAAACGCGCTGCTCACGGGGCGCGGGCGCAGGGCGCTGGAGGCGCGGGGTCTTGTCGATTGGGCGCGCACGCGCGGCTTTGCCGAAGACATCATCGCGCGCTTCGACGTGCGCACGCCGGGGCCGGGGGTGGCCGCCCGCGCGCTGTCGGGCGGCAATCTGCAGAAATTCGTCATCGGGCGGGAAATCCTGCAAGATCCGGTGGTTCTGGTGGTCAACCAGCCGACATGGGGCGTGGATGCCAGTGCGGCGGCCGCGATCCGGCAGGCGCTGCTGGATCTCGCGCAAGGGGGGGCTGCGGTCATCGTCATCAGCCAGGATCTCGACGAGCTTCTGGAAATCTCGGATCTCTTTTGCGCGCTCAACGAGGGGCGGCTTTCGGCACCCCGGCCTGCGCGCGGCCTGAGCATGGAGGACATCGGCCTGATGCTCGGCGGGGCGCATGACATGCACGAGGTGGCGCTGTGA
- a CDS encoding ABC transporter permease, with protein sequence MIVLEKRPQPSRFWVVGAPVLAVVLTMIAGGIMFAALGKNPVEAIRIIFWDPLFSERFAGFSRPQLLVKAGPLILIAIGLSLGFRAGIWNIGAEGQYIVGALFGAAFGLAFWPSEHPLIFPGMIAAGLLGGFLWAMIPALLRVYARTNEILVSLLLVYVAEAMLASAATGWLRNPEGSGFPGSRNLARNPGTDNPELIAGTGMHWGVLAAFIAVIGAYVIFSRHILGYQIRLAGEAPRAARFAGVNAGRLVILCLGVSGALAGAAGLFEVAGPAARISIDFNVGYGFTAIIVAFLGRLNPIGILLAGLLMALTFIGGELAQLMLGIPAAAIQAFQGMLLFFLLALDVLANYRFRWKREVSA encoded by the coding sequence GTGATCGTGCTGGAAAAACGGCCCCAGCCCTCGCGGTTCTGGGTGGTGGGCGCGCCGGTTCTGGCCGTTGTCCTGACCATGATCGCAGGCGGCATCATGTTCGCGGCGCTGGGCAAGAACCCGGTCGAGGCGATCCGGATCATTTTCTGGGATCCGCTTTTTTCCGAACGCTTCGCGGGCTTTTCGCGCCCGCAACTGCTGGTCAAGGCGGGGCCGCTGATCCTGATCGCCATCGGCCTGTCGCTGGGGTTCCGGGCGGGCATCTGGAACATCGGGGCCGAGGGGCAATATATCGTGGGGGCGCTGTTCGGGGCGGCCTTTGGCCTCGCCTTCTGGCCGTCGGAACATCCGCTGATCTTTCCGGGCATGATCGCGGCGGGGCTTTTGGGGGGCTTTCTCTGGGCGATGATCCCCGCGCTGCTCAGGGTCTATGCGCGGACCAATGAAATCCTCGTCTCCCTCCTGTTGGTCTATGTCGCGGAGGCGATGCTGGCCTCGGCTGCGACCGGCTGGCTGCGCAACCCCGAAGGATCGGGGTTTCCCGGTTCACGCAACCTTGCGCGCAATCCCGGCACCGACAATCCCGAGCTGATCGCGGGCACGGGCATGCATTGGGGGGTGCTCGCCGCCTTCATCGCGGTGATCGGAGCTTACGTGATCTTTTCGCGCCATATCCTTGGCTACCAGATCCGGCTGGCGGGCGAGGCGCCGCGCGCCGCGCGCTTTGCGGGCGTGAATGCGGGGCGGCTTGTCATCTTATGCCTTGGCGTGTCGGGGGCGCTGGCGGGGGCTGCGGGGCTGTTCGAGGTCGCGGGGCCTGCTGCGCGCATCTCGATCGATTTCAACGTGGGCTACGGGTTCACGGCGATCATCGTGGCCTTTCTCGGGCGGCTCAATCCCATCGGCATCCTGCTTGCGGGGCTGTTGATGGCGCTGACCTTCATCGGGGGTGAACTGGCGCAGCTGATGCTGGGCATCCCGGCTGCGGCGATCCAGGCCTTCCAGGGGATGTTGTTGTTCTTCCTTCTGGCTCTCGACGTGTTGGCCAATTACCGCTTCCGCTGGAAACGGGAGGTTTCGGCATGA
- a CDS encoding ABC transporter permease, which translates to MIIDPVTLIVALITVATPVLLAAIGELVVEKSGVLNLGVEGMMIMGAVCGFITAHQTGSVALAFAAGMAGAMALSLVFAVLTQVLMANQVASGLALTLFGLGLAALLGEGYSGLPVPAVTRPFPEAMQAIPVLGPILFSHSVLVYVAIALVGAVWFVLARTRTGLVIRAVGENHDAAHALGYKVVRIRFATILFGGACAGLGGAFLSVVRVQNWFDGMTAGAGWIALALVVFASWKAGRVLLGAWLFGGIAALQLRLQAAEVGVPVALLDASPYLVTIIVLVIISSDRRRAALNAPAALGRAFHAAS; encoded by the coding sequence ATGATCATCGATCCCGTCACGCTCATCGTCGCGCTGATCACGGTGGCCACGCCCGTGCTTTTGGCCGCCATCGGCGAATTGGTGGTCGAGAAATCGGGCGTCCTGAACCTCGGGGTCGAGGGGATGATGATCATGGGCGCGGTCTGCGGTTTCATCACGGCGCATCAGACCGGATCGGTCGCGCTGGCCTTTGCGGCGGGGATGGCGGGCGCGATGGCCCTGTCGCTGGTCTTTGCCGTCCTGACGCAGGTGTTGATGGCCAACCAGGTCGCATCTGGGCTGGCGCTGACGCTGTTCGGCCTGGGTCTGGCCGCCCTTCTGGGGGAGGGCTATTCCGGCCTGCCCGTGCCTGCCGTCACCCGCCCCTTCCCCGAAGCGATGCAGGCGATCCCGGTGCTGGGTCCGATCCTTTTCTCGCATTCCGTGCTGGTCTACGTGGCCATCGCCCTTGTCGGTGCGGTCTGGTTCGTGCTGGCGCGCACGCGGACGGGCCTTGTCATCCGGGCCGTGGGCGAGAACCATGACGCGGCCCATGCGCTGGGCTACAAGGTGGTGCGCATCCGCTTTGCCACGATCCTGTTCGGCGGAGCCTGCGCGGGTCTGGGCGGGGCCTTCCTGTCGGTCGTCCGGGTGCAGAACTGGTTCGACGGGATGACGGCGGGCGCAGGCTGGATCGCGCTGGCGCTCGTGGTCTTTGCCTCGTGGAAAGCGGGGCGGGTTCTTTTGGGCGCATGGCTTTTCGGGGGGATCGCGGCGCTGCAACTGCGGCTTCAGGCGGCCGAAGTGGGGGTGCCGGTGGCGCTTCTGGATGCTTCCCCCTATCTGGTAACGATCATCGTTCTGGTCATCATCTCGTCCGACCGCAGGCGCGCGGCGCTCAATGCCCCCGCAGCCCTTGGTCGGGCCTTTCATGCGGCAAGCTGA
- a CDS encoding BMP family ABC transporter substrate-binding protein produces the protein MTLLPRLLASAALVAGLALPAAAQDDPFQVGFIYVGSPGDYGWTYEHDQGRLAVEEHFGDAVETVYLENVPEGADAERAITQMILGGADMIFTTSFGFGEATNAVAAQFPDVYFEHATGYLREHPNVSTYNARFYEGRAVLGHIAGHMTESNIIGYIGSYPIPEVIQGINSAFLHAREVNPDVEIRVVWTYTWFDPAVEADAAQALIDAGVDVLMQHTDSTAPQTVAQEAGIISFGQASDMIQFAPRPRVASIIDNWAPYYIRRVGEAMEGTWEQSAVWEGIDTGMVVIGEMTDAIPEDVRASAQAMIDAMAAGEYHPFTGPINRQDGSVWLADGEVADDGTLAGLDFYVEGITGEIPN, from the coding sequence ATGACACTGCTTCCCAGATTGCTCGCCTCGGCGGCGCTCGTCGCAGGGCTCGCCCTGCCGGCCGCGGCACAGGACGACCCGTTCCAGGTCGGCTTCATCTACGTCGGCTCGCCGGGCGATTACGGCTGGACCTATGAACACGACCAGGGCCGTCTTGCCGTCGAAGAGCATTTCGGTGACGCCGTCGAAACCGTCTATCTCGAGAACGTGCCCGAAGGTGCGGATGCCGAGCGCGCGATCACCCAGATGATCCTCGGCGGGGCCGACATGATCTTCACCACCTCCTTCGGCTTCGGCGAAGCGACCAACGCGGTCGCGGCGCAATTCCCCGATGTCTATTTCGAGCATGCCACGGGCTATCTGCGCGAGCATCCCAATGTCTCGACCTACAACGCCCGCTTCTACGAAGGCCGCGCCGTTCTGGGCCATATCGCGGGCCACATGACCGAGAGCAACATCATCGGCTATATCGGGTCCTACCCGATCCCCGAGGTGATCCAGGGCATCAACTCGGCCTTCCTGCATGCGCGTGAGGTCAATCCCGATGTCGAGATCCGCGTGGTCTGGACCTACACCTGGTTCGACCCGGCGGTTGAGGCCGATGCCGCACAGGCGCTGATCGATGCGGGCGTCGACGTGCTGATGCAGCACACCGATTCGACCGCCCCCCAGACCGTGGCGCAGGAAGCGGGCATCATCAGCTTCGGCCAGGCCTCCGACATGATCCAGTTCGCACCGCGTCCGCGCGTCGCCTCGATCATCGACAACTGGGCCCCCTATTACATCCGCCGCGTCGGCGAGGCGATGGAAGGGACCTGGGAACAGAGCGCCGTCTGGGAAGGCATCGACACCGGCATGGTCGTGATCGGCGAGATGACCGACGCGATCCCCGAAGACGTGCGTGCCAGCGCGCAGGCCATGATCGACGCGATGGCGGCGGGCGAATACCACCCGTTCACCGGCCCGATCAACCGCCAGGACGGCTCGGTCTGGCTTGCTGACGGCGAGGTTGCCGATGACGGCACGCTGGCCGGTCTCGACTTCTACGTCGAGGGCATCACGGGCGAGATCCCGAACTGA
- a CDS encoding GcvT family protein has product MKTHVKALVVGGGAVGTSIAYHLARAGWQDVMLLERDELTSGSTWHAAGLLPLFNMGYATSHIHDYSVKFYKTLEEETGLNAGFSVVGNLRMAQTQDRMDEYMLYAATAESVGIPVEWMTPAEIKARWPLVRTEDLKGAIYHPTDGYINPADVTMAMAKGARQRGVAIERKWQVDGYHWTGSAWQVSVTKMVEQGGNLVPSDETAVITAEHVVTATGNHAQRTARLLGIKIPAIPVEHQYIVTEPDPALVDWRKAGNPEHPVLRDADAKWYVREERGGWILGPYERNAPARFLYDVPESFRADLFPLDLERIEEEYMSMIHRIPTSETVGLKDDYNGPICYTPDGNPLVGPAPGLRNMWLAEGFSFGITAAGGTGYYLAQMMVEGEAEIDMASLDPKRYGPWVTTEYAARKNEECYEHVFILHHPDEEREACRPLRTAPAYDRQRAIGAQFGCVNGWERPNYYGPKDAPAGFDHDTRSFRRGGWWEHARAEAEAIRNAAGLIDATAFAKHLVRGPGATEFLDRFTTNKLPKVGRINLTYALTGAGTVRTEYTIVRLAENEYYLVSAGAWAAYDGDHLLKSAEDFMAAGGGYIDIHDVTTQWGVFAIAGPKSRDVLKELVKDADPDTVLGNKRFPWLSMRNIELGMCPVRAIRVAYTGELGWELHHPIEMQTYLWDQLMRAGEQHGLKPVGARAQNWLRQEKSYRAFGTELGRDATPLEAGLDRFVDLDKDFTGKDRMQATGLRAACVTLLIDGPADADPWGREALVLDGEKIGRLTSGGYSVAFGKQIGMGYVRPDLTAVGTRLKVRMFRELWDAVVVEDSPHDPTNARIRQDG; this is encoded by the coding sequence ATGAAGACCCATGTCAAAGCTCTTGTCGTCGGCGGCGGCGCCGTCGGCACCTCGATCGCCTATCACCTGGCCCGCGCGGGGTGGCAGGATGTGATGCTTCTGGAACGCGACGAGCTGACATCGGGCTCGACCTGGCATGCGGCGGGCCTGCTTCCGCTGTTCAACATGGGCTATGCGACAAGCCACATCCACGATTACAGCGTGAAGTTCTACAAGACGCTCGAGGAGGAAACCGGGCTCAACGCGGGCTTTTCGGTCGTGGGCAACCTGCGCATGGCGCAGACGCAGGACCGGATGGACGAATACATGCTCTACGCGGCGACCGCCGAAAGCGTGGGCATCCCGGTCGAGTGGATGACGCCCGCCGAGATCAAGGCGCGCTGGCCGCTCGTGCGGACCGAGGATCTGAAGGGCGCGATCTATCACCCCACCGACGGCTACATAAACCCCGCCGATGTGACCATGGCCATGGCCAAGGGCGCGCGCCAGCGCGGTGTCGCGATCGAGCGGAAATGGCAGGTCGACGGCTATCACTGGACGGGCTCGGCATGGCAGGTTTCCGTGACCAAGATGGTGGAACAGGGCGGCAATCTTGTTCCCTCCGACGAGACAGCCGTGATCACCGCCGAACATGTGGTGACCGCGACCGGCAACCATGCCCAGCGCACCGCGCGGCTTCTGGGGATCAAGATCCCCGCCATCCCGGTCGAGCACCAGTATATCGTGACCGAACCCGACCCGGCGCTGGTCGACTGGCGCAAGGCCGGCAACCCCGAGCATCCCGTGCTGCGCGATGCGGACGCCAAATGGTATGTGCGCGAGGAGCGCGGCGGCTGGATTCTCGGCCCCTATGAGAGGAATGCCCCCGCCCGCTTCCTCTATGACGTGCCCGAAAGCTTCCGCGCCGATCTGTTTCCGCTCGATCTGGAACGGATCGAGGAGGAATACATGAGCATGATCCACCGCATTCCGACCTCGGAAACGGTGGGGCTGAAGGACGATTACAACGGCCCGATCTGCTACACGCCCGATGGCAACCCGCTGGTGGGCCCCGCGCCGGGCCTGCGCAACATGTGGCTGGCCGAAGGTTTCAGCTTCGGCATCACGGCGGCGGGCGGCACCGGCTACTACCTTGCCCAGATGATGGTCGAGGGCGAGGCCGAGATCGACATGGCCTCTCTCGATCCCAAGCGCTACGGGCCCTGGGTCACCACCGAATATGCCGCGCGCAAGAACGAGGAATGCTACGAGCATGTCTTCATCCTGCATCACCCCGATGAAGAGCGCGAAGCCTGCCGCCCCCTGCGCACCGCCCCCGCCTATGACCGCCAGCGCGCGATCGGGGCGCAGTTCGGCTGCGTGAACGGCTGGGAACGGCCCAATTACTACGGGCCCAAGGACGCGCCCGCAGGCTTCGACCATGACACGCGGTCCTTCCGCCGGGGCGGCTGGTGGGAGCATGCCCGCGCCGAGGCCGAGGCGATCCGCAATGCCGCGGGCCTGATCGACGCGACGGCCTTTGCCAAGCACCTTGTGCGGGGGCCGGGTGCGACCGAATTCCTTGACCGCTTCACCACCAACAAGCTGCCCAAGGTCGGGCGGATCAACCTGACCTATGCGCTGACGGGCGCGGGCACGGTGCGAACGGAATACACGATCGTGCGGCTGGCCGAGAATGAATATTACCTTGTCTCGGCGGGCGCCTGGGCCGCCTATGACGGCGATCACCTGCTCAAATCGGCCGAGGATTTCATGGCCGCGGGCGGCGGCTACATCGACATCCACGACGTGACCACGCAATGGGGCGTCTTTGCCATCGCGGGGCCGAAATCGCGCGACGTGCTCAAAGAGCTCGTCAAGGATGCCGATCCCGACACGGTTCTGGGCAACAAGCGCTTCCCCTGGCTGTCGATGCGCAACATCGAGCTGGGCATGTGCCCTGTGCGCGCGATCCGGGTGGCCTATACCGGCGAATTGGGCTGGGAATTGCACCATCCGATCGAGATGCAGACCTATCTCTGGGACCAGCTGATGCGTGCGGGCGAACAGCACGGGTTGAAACCCGTGGGCGCGCGGGCGCAGAACTGGCTCCGGCAGGAGAAGAGCTATCGCGCCTTCGGCACCGAATTGGGGCGCGACGCGACCCCGCTCGAAGCCGGGCTCGACCGGTTCGTCGATCTGGACAAGGACTTCACCGGCAAGGACCGGATGCAGGCCACGGGGCTGCGGGCGGCTTGCGTCACGCTTCTGATCGACGGGCCCGCCGATGCCGACCCCTGGGGCCGCGAGGCGCTTGTGCTGGACGGGGAAAAGATCGGGCGGCTCACCTCGGGCGGCTATTCCGTCGCCTTCGGCAAGCAGATCGGCATGGGCTATGTGCGCCCCGATCTGACCGCCGTGGGCACCAGGCTCAAGGTGCGCATGTTCCGCGAGCTGTGGGATGCCGTGGTGGTGGAGGACAGCCCCCATGACCCGACCAATGCCCGCATCCGGCAAGATGGGTGA